The Streptomyces sp. NBC_01497 region AATCCGTTCCTACGCCGGAGCCTGCCGCAGCACGCGCTTGAACCCGCAATCGTAGTACTCCAGTTGCGGGTCCACGGCCCCGCAGCAGCTCAGCTCTTCCCGAGGTTCGGTGGAGGGCAGCGCGTGAGTGAACGCCGCGGCCACGCGGCCCTTCACCAGGTCCGCGGGTTCGGTGAAGGGCCGCGTGTACTTCGGCGTGACGGAGCGTGTCGCGCCGTCTGTATCCGCTCGTGGGCAGACGGCGCGCAGGTGCCCATCCACAGCCGCCGGGTTGCCGTCCAGGTGCGTCGGCCGCCCGCAGGTGCGCACCGCAGGATGTGGCCGGTGCGGTCACTGGTGCGTTCCCGAAGTCGCCCCCGCAGTGCCGCGTGCGGCGGTGCGCACCATCCGCATCGGGGTGCGTGTGGTGGTGCGCCCACCGGCCGCACCGGGGTGCGCTTGCCGGAGTGGAGGTCAGGAGCCGCCACGGTCCCGAAGCCCCGCCCCAGCGCCGGCCCGACCTGACAGCGCCGCAAGCCTGCCCGGTCTGCTGGCCGGCCCGACCCCACCCCAGGACTGGTGGGTCAGGCGCAGTTGTTGAAATTGGCGTACGAATACGACAGCAGGTGGTGGTCGCTGCCGATGTACATGCCCCAGATCCCGTCCGTGTTGCGGGTGAAGGTCACGTACCGGCCGGTGAAGATCGAGTCTGCGGTTTCACCGTTGTAGGTGAGCGTGAGATAGCTGGATGTGCTGTCGTCCCTGATGTGAGTGAGCATCGCCTCCTCAAGGGTCGCCGGGCCTACGACGCCGTCGGCGGTGGTGCGGGGAAAGTCACTCTGCCAGTTCAAGGTGGCCGATCTGGTCCCGCTGCCGAAGACGCAGTCGATCTTCGAGGTGGACGTGAGGTATCCGTCCGCCCAGAGGATGGCTTGCCACATCGCCGCGGCGTTGCTGTGGGAGTGCGACGAGGTGGAGATCGGGCCCTCGTCGTTCATGTCGTCGGTCCAGGTCCCGGAGCCAGAGACGTAGCCGCTGCTGGTGCCGGCGGACGCGGGGCTGATCGTGCCGGCGAGGGCGCCGAACGCGAGGAGCGCGGCGACCGCGACGGACTTCGTGCGTAGGTTCATGGATCACCTCGGGTAGGGGCTTCTTCAGAAGCCGTATCTGGGGGCGGCGCGGGGTGGACCGCGCCGCCCGGCTTGCACCACTGACATTGCCGGGCATTCCTGGCCTCTCACAGCGACCGCCGCCGGTTGACGTACTTGTGGACCGTCCTACCCTCTGACCTGTGCAGATGCCGCCGTGCATGACGAAGCCGTGGGACGCGGCGGGCACGTCGGGCGGCGGGAGGGCTGGCCGAAATGCGCGCTGCGCAGCGGGCGGATCACCTGCCATGGCGCGGGAGGGCGGTATATAACAACTGCCCAGGAGGCGAGTAGCACGCCTCCGCGGGCATAACGGGTGTGGGGTGGAACATGCCGCGGTGGAAGGAATTACCGAGTTCGCTCGACGAACGGGTGCGGAACTTGATCGTCCAGATGCGCCGGCTGAAGGACCGTAGCGGGCTGAGTCTGGCGTCGCTCCAGACCAAGACCAGTTACAGCAGTTCGTCCTGGGAGCGCTACCTCAGCGGGCGGGCCCTGCCGCCGCGGAAGGTGCTGGAGGAACTGGCGCGGGTGAGCGGCGTCGACCCGACACGGCTCCTGGTCCTCCACGAACTCGCCGAGGAGGCGTGGAACCAGGAAACCACCGGAGCACCGGCGCCGGAGACACCGGAACCGGTCGTGGACACAGCGGAACCGGAGAATGCGCGGCGGCCAGTGGTGCTGATCGGTGTCTGCGTGGCCGTCGTTCTCGGCGTGATCCTCGCCGGCGTGCTGATCGCGGCGCCGTGGAAGGGCGGCGGACAC contains the following coding sequences:
- a CDS encoding peptidoglycan-binding protein yields the protein MPRWKELPSSLDERVRNLIVQMRRLKDRSGLSLASLQTKTSYSSSSWERYLSGRALPPRKVLEELARVSGVDPTRLLVLHELAEEAWNQETTGAPAPETPEPVVDTAEPENARRPVVLIGVCVAVVLGVILAGVLIAAPWKGGGHGRNGAASARHNSAPASRGAFAYKAGKTYPCTVRRENGRLSAGYSDTSTALLSGPAWDVVEAQCLLGYHGFNPGGVDGVIGPRTTRAVKRLQQKAGVAPDGVVGPQTWPALRK
- a CDS encoding peptidoglycan-binding domain-containing protein — translated: MNLRTKSVAVAALLAFGALAGTISPASAGTSSGYVSGSGTWTDDMNDEGPISTSSHSHSNAAAMWQAILWADGYLTSTSKIDCVFGSGTRSATLNWQSDFPRTTADGVVGPATLEEAMLTHIRDDSTSSYLTLTYNGETADSIFTGRYVTFTRNTDGIWGMYIGSDHHLLSYSYANFNNCA